A segment of the Candidatus Delongbacteria bacterium genome:
ATTTCTCTGCAACAAAAACTAGAAATTGGCTAGAAGGGAAACCTCTATTTTTGGGAAATGTACTGGCTGCATTACTTGGAATAGTAACTCCATTCTGTTCATGCTCAGCAGTACCTTTATTTTTAGGATTTGTAGAAGTGGGTATTCCCCTTGGTGTAACATTCTCTTTTTTAATTGCCGCTCCAATGATAAACGAAGTGGCACTAATCTTACTATGGGATAGTTTCGGTTCGCAAGTTGCAATTATGTATATAGTTACAGGATTGGTAGTAGCGATAAGTGCAGGATATATAATTGGAAAACTAAAACTAGAAAAATATGTTGAAGATTGGGTTTACAATATAAAAACCAGTGGCAAGAAAAATATTGTCGAAGCAAATCTTACATTCGATGAAAGACTTGATTTTGCCAAAGATGCAGTTTTTGATATCTTGAGAAAAGTTTGGTTATATATTTTGATTGGTATAGCAGTTGGAGCTGGAATTCATGGTTATGTACCTGAAAACTTCATGGCTTCGTTCATGGGTAAAGATGCGTGGTGGTCAGTACCTTTTGCAGTAATCTTAGGAATACCGATGTACTCAAATGCAGCAGGAGTAGTACCAATTATTCAAGCTTTATGGGGAAAAGGAGCTGCCCTTGGAACATCCCTTTCATTTATGATGTCTGTTATAGCTCTGTCTCTTCCAGAAATGATAATTTTAAGAAAGGTACTTAAAATTCCAATGTTAATTATTTTTATTTCAATAGTTGGAGCTGGGATTATACTCGTAGGATATATTTTTAATCTTTTAATTTAGGAGACGATATGATTATCAAAATTCTCGGTACAGGATGTACTAAATGTAAAAATCTTGAAGAAAATGCAAAAAAGGCCGTCGAACTAGCTCAGATTGATGCTAAGGTGGAAAAAGTTAGTGATTTCGCAGATATAATGAATTATGGCGTAATGATGACACCTGGATTGGTGATTAATGAAGAAGTTAAATCCGTTGGTAAAGTTCTTTCTCCTGAGCAGATAAAAAAAATTCTTCTTGAGGGTTAGTATGAGATACTTACTAATCTTGATTTTTATAATTTTTGCCTTAAGCTTTAGCAAAGATGAAATTGTTAAACCGGATGTTACACTTGTGGAGCTTGGTTCTCTTAGTTGTACACCATGTAAAAAAATGAAAGATGTCCTTTCTAATCTAGAGACAAAATATGGAAAACAGTTAGAAATTATTTTTCATGATGTAAAATCTAGTAAAGGCAAAACAGAAAGCAGAAAGTACAATATAAGAATGATTCCAACTCAGGTTTTTTTGGATAAAGAAGGTAAAGAGTTTTATCGTCATGAAGGATATTTTCCTGAAGATAAAATTGA
Coding sequences within it:
- a CDS encoding permease, with product MKKALYICLLILWFVFYYFWKDIVDYVIFELFEMAKGEHLTEAIHFFIYDTVKVSILLILIVFLVGIMRSYFSATKTRNWLEGKPLFLGNVLAALLGIVTPFCSCSAVPLFLGFVEVGIPLGVTFSFLIAAPMINEVALILLWDSFGSQVAIMYIVTGLVVAISAGYIIGKLKLEKYVEDWVYNIKTSGKKNIVEANLTFDERLDFAKDAVFDILRKVWLYILIGIAVGAGIHGYVPENFMASFMGKDAWWSVPFAVILGIPMYSNAAGVVPIIQALWGKGAALGTSLSFMMSVIALSLPEMIILRKVLKIPMLIIFISIVGAGIILVGYIFNLLI
- a CDS encoding TM0996/MTH895 family glutaredoxin-like protein; translation: MIIKILGTGCTKCKNLEENAKKAVELAQIDAKVEKVSDFADIMNYGVMMTPGLVINEEVKSVGKVLSPEQIKKILLEG
- a CDS encoding thioredoxin family protein; the protein is MRYLLILIFIIFALSFSKDEIVKPDVTLVELGSLSCTPCKKMKDVLSNLETKYGKQLEIIFHDVKSSKGKTESRKYNIRMIPTQVFLDKEGKEFYRHEGYFPEDKIDTLLVNKGLISLEKKND